The DNA window ggacacgtttggaggcaaggacacgtttctgagtgttacatgtttaataaaaattcacagtgaatgttttttttctgcgaTAAAACTTTCTCTACTGATAATTTAGAAAATAGAACCAGTATATGCGGTTGATCATCAAATGTAAGGTAACGAAAACGACAATCATGATTTTGAAAAACAGATGAAACAATAGttatcatgttttattataGTGCCGCTTcctcatttaagaattgaatgctttttttgaAACTTCATTGGGATGAAAAAGCATTGACAGAAGTACATTTTGAATGAAGCGCgaaagcgcttcattctaaaaatgttcgcacggtcaacgcttttacaaccctttgaagttacaaaaagaagcattcaatacttataaatacattttttagctatgatcaggaaaacacgaattttatcacttttttttacttaattcacctgtgcactttattgtgggaacacgtgttatcatgaatgaaaagttttattgagtaatgCAATTCCTGAAGAAATAACaagtgatgtgcagttagccaatcaaaataaagtattacaatgaaacatacatcgaatgtaatcattttaatatactTCGCAAAGACCTTTACTTTCGAATATcacttaaactttaaaaaaaatgaccccCTTATTCTTTATGTTTCTCATCAGagttttaatatcaaattaatgTCCTGGTTGAAATTGGATATGGTGTGTTTGTTgtagtacattttgtattttgtataagACTGTTAAGTAAATACATGATTGTGCTTACTATTCAGTATGTGTATAAGTGACCATATGAACGTTAAATAAAGAACAATTGCATATTAGACTATCAATAATTTCCCCAAAGTTTGGCTTTGAAGTCCCCTATTCATAATCATTGATCCACATTTGCAGACTTTCAGTCGTTTGCAATAGAAGTTACGTTGTCACTTCGGACGGTCAAGATTGATATTGTATCGCAGCCCTAGGTGATGTACAGTATTTATTGATTTACAACTTACATTGTATATTATGGTTGTTCTGTGTGTTGTTTTAGTTTTGGTGTGCAAAATATTCTTCCGATAATACGTTAAAGGACTTACGACTTCTAAATTGAAAAAGTGACTGACAATTTTGCAAAGTTAATCCATGtccatgatacatgtatattttgttttgtcgttttttatatcttaatttgACCATTTAGTATTGTACTTACTGAGATGTTTACTGTAATCAATTGTAGAtaaatgtcaatatatatatgcggtcgtttatataaaaaaaaatatagattaatATTCGATGTTCTGTTTTGCACATATTCTTTCAAAAACGTCAATTagttaataaatacaatagtcGTTATATGTAAAACTAACTAAACCATTACTCTCTATAGTAAAGGGTGGTAACGTGTTccaatataaattaattaaagtGTTTAATCATTGTTTAAATTCACTAAGATCGGACACAACAATTAGTTCTTTTGCATGTATGGTTTTAAGTGTGTGCCAAGATCTTtcattgaaaattgtttttttttttagatttcccACTTGACTGTCCATCTTGTGTCTTTTGCACATCTCTTATTACTTTGTCGTAAATGTTATCGATATCTTCCATCCGTTTAAAGGCGATTTTAAGTTGTGTATTTTGAGAAATCTCTTCAAATTTCGAACATTTTTTCAAGCTTTGAATTTGTTTCCTAGATGCTACAATAATGCATCCAGTCAGGTATCCATTTAAATTGTACTTTTCCGCTTCAAGAATTTTGATGATAATTTGTACTGATGTGATCGAATCTGACTTAGACAAAACACCCTTTATAAGGAACTTTTCAATTCTTTCCTTTAAATCTTTCGTTTGATATTCCTCAGCTAATGGAAGCATATGATGAACAGTGGCTtctgaaacaattcaaaatatgcaaaaaCATAACTTATAAAGGATTTGCATTGaatataataatgatttttcttaaaattgaatgtagttaattgttttattttgttatatcttttaagAATTATAAAGATATCAGTTATGATAATCTATAGCTAACTATTAGGTATGAACTTTGTTCTTATTGTGtgtatttgaaaaaatgatgtacattgtatgtaatGAGAAGGTGTGCACCTTTAAATTGTTATGCTTATTCATGCACAACAACATTTgcaagaatgttttttttcgaGCAaagtttcttcttttttaatttaatttcattgctgtagtaaacaaaaatatgaaaaatccttttttgttagcgtaatgtttttttatttgtgttacaCATTTGATTGGCtgagttgattttttttataaatgtcaatTGTCATAGTTGATAAATACATGTGCAATTCTAATTGACCAAAAACACTTTTAGATTTTCCAAATCTTCCCCTAAGCTGCAAAcattagttttaaatttaagtaGCAGAAACTTTTTGCggtcaaaagtaaaaacacaaaaatacgtATACTGAACTcagacaaaaattcaaaaaggaaagttcaaaatcaaaaggcaaaatcaaaagtccaaacacatcaaacgaatgggtaacaactgtcatattcctgacttggtacagacgtTTTCTAATAAATTCACTATAACGTGAGCATAGtagtatatttgtatttacctGTTAGTACATCTGCAAATCCCGGACATAAATAACgtagaaaatgaacaaaattacTGTGCTTTTTGTCAGGTAAAGGTATTTCTTTCATCGATCCTTCAAGAAAGTTAGAACTAAACATTGCCTCAAACACAGGCGACACGGCTATGAGGTGCTCCTTTTGTAGATAGAGCTTTCTGTTGTCAAATACCAAAACGATGTTTGGTTCATTGAAAGGAGAAGCCAAGTTTTCAGCATCGCTTTTTATCTCTTCTAAATCCTCATCTGAGTCATCTTCTTcttcctcttcttcttcttcttcttcttcttcttcttcttcttcttcttcttcttcttcttcttcttcttcttcttcttcttcttcttcttcttcttcttcttcttcttcttcttcttcttcttcacTACTCGTCACATCATTTACTATCCCTACTGTTTGAATTTGGTTATAATTTTCTGCCCTTCTAGACTGGTCCATTTAAtctaatctcaattaaatgtAATCCTGGTAATAAAACATTGTATGTCAAAgttgaattataaaatatagatatatcgTCATTAAAATATGACCATTTTGGTTTGAATGACTCATTTGCgtacaaaaaaatacacaattgttaataaatacaaaaagacaaagacatcttacatattttcaaacagttTGAAATTATTCTGATTGGAAGAACAGATTTATAGAAAAACCaacagtttgaaaaataaacataaaattcacTACTGAAAGAGATGAGATTAAGATATTGTATGTTtcactttttaaacaataaaatgaacCATTACCTGTTTCTCTGTCTATTTcattactgtaatattttttaagaatcaACTTGTTAACCCGAGATAACTTATATTATAACTTTCAACTTTTCATTTACGAATTTTATCTCGTATTGTCATAGCGAAATTATATCAGTTTGAGTGTACGCATGATAACACTTTATCACGAGTGTTGACATAAATTAACACTAATATAGTGTATGCTGTTAATGGGAAAAAAGTtacgagatataaaaaaataaaatattatttcgtTTGGTTCAATCtttcaaaaagttaaataatgaaataaaaattagttttaagccgccaatttggttaaatttcgtcaaagtaaacaaaataaatattgctAATGAATTCTTCGTTTGCATGTAAATAATTCGACAAAAGAAAATCTGTGTTTATTTAATTATCCAATTTAATCCATTAGCTAGATATTGGTTACACATACATTATTTGCgttcagccattttaaaaatgattcagtccacaagaaatatttttgtacagGTAAAGGTGTAaattatcttatattttaaccaataacatgaaataaaatagaCCTAGATACAAAACGACGTCGCTAAGGTTATTCTATttatgttgatgtttaaatcgGGTTGTGTGATCATCGGATTACAACACTGTAGGTAATCAGTTGGCGTATGGACTAAAAACACACTAAAGTCTGATATAATGtatcatgtacatgcatttgttttctgtttatttcagacttaTTGTATTTGAATATACGTTTAAGTATGTAATACTTTTATTTGACATCTAGTGTCCCTTTAAAAGGGCTTTATTGTCAATACCTGTACACTGGATGCTTGTCTCATTAATAATTAGCTTCTGTAATCTATGAAATATAGTATGTCTCGcacttttctaattattttgaagatttgttatatattatgagTGTTCCTTTAAGAGGGAGAATACATTCTACATTTTTAACTTTCTTGGGTATGATTATAtgtcaatactaaaatttaaaatgagaagagaaaatatgattaaatattttcattaaaatcataaaaaaaggaTTATTCAAAATGTCAGGTGTGATCATTGTTCGAAATTTAACATCGATTTAATGACCCGAACCTTCATACGATTGCGGATATTACACAATAAATGTTATCActatataaggaaataattataCAAACAGTAGCAATACTATGCTTTAATAAAATAAGCATTCATATGCCAACTACACTTTTCACTTTAACCGtacaacaatttttattttatttttcatcataGTTAATGCTAATGTATGGTATacgttttataatattataaggCGCATGcatattttcttgtttgatgATAAATGATCCAAATATACATCACGTCAACATAGAACATGAAGATAGGACTTTGATTTTACTAAGTTGAGATATGAAGGCCACGACTGTAGAACCACTTCTTTTAACCAAGAACCAAGACCATTACCAACTCAACACcatcatatgaaaatgaaaGATATGATACCTCTTAGATTAATAATCAATTATTTgaccgagaaaaaaaaatacacaattaaacaaaactatacCCATCTGGGTATTGTGGAAAATACTTTTGTAATGTTTGTGAGGTTATTGTGAACATAAAAACTATGACTATAAATGGGTCAACACAGCCGAAATTATAATTTGACTTGCATAGGAGGTATAACCCTTAAACAATCATTCTGATTATCATCTGCGTTTAATTTTGCATATAATATAGAAACTTTTAAGTGAACAAAGTATAAGCAAAACACGATcaacaaaaaagtcaacaaagTCGAAACTATCCGACCACTTTTGACAGGGGTTATCGTCTTTGCATAATGATAGTTTACTTTTTTGTGCTTTTAGTGAAAGAATGCttgaataaagttttaaatttaaattaaacacATACCACAAATGTATAGTACTTGGACAAATTTTCTATCAATGATCACAGATATGTTTACATGTCGAATGGTTTATCATGTGTACGTCATTTGTGTAATAAGTgtgtaaacaaacaacaacGAGGTTAAATGTATTAAAGATTATCAATGATATAACTATCCACCAAATGAAGTGTATGTTCTAGTTAGTGatattttggttgatttctaataGCGTTTGAATCTAACACATGTTATatc is part of the Mytilus trossulus isolate FHL-02 chromosome 13, PNRI_Mtr1.1.1.hap1, whole genome shotgun sequence genome and encodes:
- the LOC134695125 gene encoding BTB and MATH domain-containing protein 36-like, which codes for MDQSRRAENYNQIQTVGIVNDVTSKEEEEEEEEEEDDSDEDLEEIKSDAENLASPFNEPNIVLVFDNRKLYLQKEHLIAVSPVFEAMFSSNFLEGSMKEIPLPDKKHSNFVHFLRYLCPGFADVLTEATVHHMLPLAEEYQTKDLKERIEKFLIKGVLSKSDSITSVQIIIKILEAEKYNLNGYLTGCIIVASRKQIQSLKKCSKFEEISQNTQLKIAFKRMEDIDNIYDKVIRDVQKTQDGQSSGKSKKKNNFQ